From one Trifolium pratense cultivar HEN17-A07 linkage group LG1, ARS_RC_1.1, whole genome shotgun sequence genomic stretch:
- the LOC123923510 gene encoding probable CoA ligase CCL5, which yields MELENSRRMIDPRSGFCSSNSIFYSKRKPLPLPPNHSLDATTFISSRPHHGRIAFIDASTGRQLTYPQLWRAVDAVTSSLSNMGIRKGDVILLLSPNSIYFPVVCLSVISLGAIITTTNPLNTTREIAKQIADSKPVLAFTTPPLVSKITGGGGASSPSLPIILMETDGHYSSNTLEEMMKKEPDSSRVMERVNQDDTATLLYSSGTTGPSKGVVSSQRNLIALVQIVLARFSQYEEEEEEEQGQGQTFICTVPMFHIYGLAVFALGVLALGSTTVVLSKFEMHDMLLSIEKFKASYLPLVPPILVAMLNNADIIKSKYDLSSLQAVLCGGAPLSKEVTEGFIEKYPDVTIFQGYGLTESSGVGSSTESLEETRKYGTAGLVSASTEAMIVDTETAQPLPVNRTGELWLRGPTIMKGYFSNEEATTSTLTSEGWLKTGDICYIDTDGFLFVVDRLKELIKYKGYQVPPAELEALLLTHPSVLDAAVIPYPDKEAGQYPMAYVVRKTGSNLSESQVMDFVAEQVAPYKRIRKVAFISSVPKNPSGKILRKDLIKLATSKL from the exons aTGGAGCTCGAGAATAGTAGAAGAATGATTGATCCAAGAAGTGGGTTCTGCAGCTCCAATTCAATCTTCTATAGTAAGAGAAAACCCCTTCCACTCCCTCCAAACCATTCCTTAGATGCCACTACTTTCATCTCCTCCCGCCCCCATCATGGCCGCATCGCCTTCATCGACGCCTCCACCGGCCGTCAACTCACTTACCCACAACTCTGGCGAGCAGTAGACGCAGTCACCTCCTCTCTCTCCAACATGGGAATCCGTAAGGGTGACGTCATCCTCCTCCTCTCTCCCAACTCCATATACTTCCCTGTGGTGTGTCTCTCCGTCATCTCCCTCGGCGccatcatcaccaccaccaatCCCCTCAACACAACACGCGAAATTGCAAAGCAGATCGCAGATTCTAAACCCGTCCTTGCCTTCACAACCCCTCCACTCGTTTCAAAAATCacaggaggaggaggagcatCATCGCCCTCACTCCCAATTATTCTCATGGAAACCGATGGACACTACTCATCAAACACACTGGAGGAAATGATGAAAAAAGAACCCGATTCGAGTAGGGTGATGGAGCGAGTCAACCAGGACGACACTGCTACTCTACTCTACTCATCTGGAACGACCGGGCCAAGCAAAGGAGTAGTATCTTCGCAAAGAAACCTCATAGCGCTGGTTCAAATCGTATTGGCTAGGTTCAGCCAatacgaagaagaagaagaagaagagcagggCCAGGGACAAACATTCATATGCACTGTTCCAATGTTTCATATATACGGTCTTGCAGTGTTCGCTCTGGGGGTACTGGCTTTGGGTTCAACCACAGTTGTTCTCTCCAAGTTCGAAATGCACGATATGCTTTTATCCATTGAGAAATTCAAAGCATCTTATCTGCCACTTGTGCCTCCCATACTGGTGGCTATGCTGAACAACGCGGATATAATTAAGAGCAAGTACGATCTGAGTTCCCTTCAGGCAGTGCTCTGTGGAGGGGCTCCTCTGAGCAAAGAGGTTACGGAAGGGTTTATTGAAAAGTACCCTGACGTTACTATATTTCAGGGTTATGGTCTGACGGAATCATCTGGAGTTGGGAGTTCCACTGAATCTTTGGAAGAGACTCGTAAGTATGGCACGGCTGGGCTTGTTTCTGCTTCTACGGAGGCTATGATTGTTGACACTGAAACTGCTCAACCTTTGCCGGTTAATCGGACCGGTGAGCTTTGGCTCAGGGGTCCCACCATTATGAAAG GTTATTTCAGTAACGAAGAGGCAACTACATCAACCCTTACTTCAGAGGGTTGGTTAAAAACAGGGGATATTTGCTATATTGATACAGATGGATTCTTATTTGTTGTGGATCGCTTGAAAGAGCTCATTAAATACAAGGGATATCAG GTCCCTCCAGCAGAACTAGAGGCTTTGTTGCTGACTCATCCTTCTGTTTTAGATGCTGCTGTAATACC GTATCCAGATAAAGAGGCAGGGCAATATCCAATGGCATATGTGGTAAGGAAGACCGGAAGTAATCTTTCAGAAAGCCAAGTTATGGATTTTGTTGCAGAGCAG GTGGCTCCGTACAAAAGAATTCGAAAAGTGGCATTCATATCTTCCGTACCTAAAAATCCATCTGGTAAAATTCTTCGAAAGGATCTCATCAAACTTGCAACGTCGAAACTTTGA